In one Methanobrevibacter arboriphilus genomic region, the following are encoded:
- a CDS encoding Lar family restriction alleviation protein gives MKITNKKFFIGISLIIIMSLLSISSVAADTITVTAKPSAKSSLPYKDYTITWENHCPLCGHDGTLVFNPKGTYEGELTCSHCGADYCAVTGKDKNWNGPRAYLKVFKETDSQNNSELNKSELNNSEIHNSDESYYSSYPNLIFRSFIMNVINITSYSQNTMLVNVID, from the coding sequence TTGAAGATTACTAATAAAAAATTCTTTATAGGAATTTCTTTAATAATTATAATGTCATTACTTTCCATATCATCAGTGGCAGCAGATACAATTACAGTAACTGCAAAGCCAAGTGCAAAAAGTAGTTTGCCATACAAAGATTATACAATAACTTGGGAAAATCACTGCCCCCTGTGTGGACATGATGGAACATTAGTATTTAATCCTAAAGGAACTTATGAAGGAGAACTAACTTGTTCACATTGTGGAGCGGATTATTGTGCAGTTACAGGAAAAGATAAAAATTGGAATGGACCTAGAGCCTATTTAAAAGTTTTTAAAGAAACAGATAGCCAAAACAACTCTGAACTAAATAAATCTGAACTAAATAATTCTGAAATTCATAATTCAGATGAAAGCTATTATAGCTCTTATCCAAATTTGATTTTTAGAAGCTTTATAATGAATGTCATAAACATTACATCATATTCACAGAATACAATGTTAGTTAATGTAATTGATTAA
- a CDS encoding GMC family oxidoreductase N-terminal domain-containing protein, with protein MVVIIGSGAGGGILAMELSKKGIPVTIIEKGPSINLSDAFRYYDPSDDKVDILKTSCAGGTTTVSAGNAIRVLEKELENMGISIYEELNEVEILLSVHDMDDDHFGIGNRKFIETSKKLNLTPIKMPKFIKDEKCIPCGKCAFGCPRDAKWTSIEFINQAIENGAVFLDNTEVIKIIVEADQVKGVIVKNKKNEEELIFSDIVISSAGAINTAKLLQKLGLPAGKKLFMDPFVTIGGIIKDIGFNKEVQMNSLIKGENYILAPHYASFIANELKKNDIEESDIFSIMVKIPDDSFGQIKDGKVIKENSEKDVRFIAEGSAVAGSILINSGVDPKSIISTNLRGAHPGGTAAIGEVVDLNLETKIKGLYVSDASVLPKAPGAPPILTILALSKRLSKHLISTLKH; from the coding sequence ATGGTTGTTATTATCGGATCTGGAGCAGGTGGTGGAATACTAGCTATGGAACTATCTAAAAAAGGTATTCCAGTAACAATAATCGAAAAAGGCCCCAGTATAAATTTAAGTGATGCTTTTAGATATTACGATCCTTCTGATGATAAGGTGGATATTTTAAAAACAAGCTGTGCAGGTGGGACAACAACAGTTTCTGCAGGAAATGCTATCAGAGTTCTTGAAAAAGAATTGGAAAATATGGGAATTTCAATATATGAAGAATTAAATGAAGTAGAAATATTATTATCAGTTCATGATATGGATGATGATCATTTTGGAATAGGTAATAGGAAATTTATTGAAACATCCAAAAAACTTAACTTAACCCCTATAAAAATGCCGAAATTTATTAAAGATGAAAAATGTATACCTTGTGGTAAGTGTGCATTTGGTTGTCCTAGAGATGCGAAATGGACATCAATAGAATTTATAAATCAAGCGATTGAAAATGGGGCTGTTTTTCTAGATAATACTGAGGTAATAAAAATAATTGTAGAAGCTGATCAAGTAAAAGGAGTTATTGTTAAAAATAAAAAAAATGAAGAAGAATTAATCTTTTCAGATATAGTTATATCATCTGCTGGAGCTATAAATACAGCTAAATTACTTCAAAAATTAGGTTTGCCTGCTGGGAAAAAATTATTTATGGATCCTTTTGTAACAATAGGAGGAATAATTAAAGATATTGGATTTAATAAAGAAGTTCAAATGAATAGTCTCATAAAAGGAGAAAATTACATTCTTGCACCACATTATGCAAGTTTTATTGCAAATGAACTTAAAAAGAATGATATTGAAGAGTCTGATATTTTTAGTATTATGGTTAAAATACCTGATGATAGTTTTGGGCAGATAAAAGATGGAAAAGTGATTAAAGAAAACTCTGAAAAAGATGTTAGATTTATAGCTGAAGGTTCAGCTGTTGCAGGATCTATTTTAATAAATTCAGGAGTTGATCCTAAATCTATCATTTCAACAAATCTTAGAGGAGCTCATCCAGGAGGAACAGCAGCTATTGGAGAAGTTGTTGATTTGAATCTTGAAACAAAGATTAAAGGATTATATGTTAGTGATGCCAGTGTTCTACCAAAAGCACCAGGAGCACCACCAATTTTAACTATATTAGCATTATCAAAAAGGCTTTCTAAACATTTAATATCAACATTAAAACATTGA